A stretch of the Rosa rugosa chromosome 5, drRosRugo1.1, whole genome shotgun sequence genome encodes the following:
- the LOC133711403 gene encoding probable inactive purple acid phosphatase 27, whose amino-acid sequence MGKAPRDSSVEHYIQPGSLSVIEAVTDEINSRNVDSVFHIGDISYATGFLVEWDFFLHQINPIASRVSYMTAIGNHERDYIDSGSVYILADSGGEVGVPYETYFPMPTPAKDKPWYSIEQGSVHITMISTEHDWTKNSEQYQWMKKDMASVDRSKTPWLIFMGHRPMYTSAPGFLSVDEKFVDKVEPLLLASKVDLALFGHVHNYERTCSIYKSQCMKLPCKDEVGIDTYDHSNYSAPVQAIIGMAGFSLDKFPSGVSPS is encoded by the exons ATGGGAAAGGCTCCTCGTGATTCTTCTGTCGAGCATTATATTCAG CCAGGATCCCTCTCAGTGATTGAGGCCGTGACGGATGAAATAAATTCCAGGAATGTAGACTCTGTCTTCCACATTGGAGATATAAGCTATGCCACTGGGTTTTTAGTTGAATGGGATTTTTTCCTTCACCAAATCAACCCTATTGCTTCTCGAGTTTCATACATGACAGCTATCGGGAACCATGAGAG GGACTATATAGATTCTGGATCAGTGTACATTCTTGCAGATTCAGGTGGGGAAGTTGGAGTTCCCTATGAGACTTACTTTCCAATGCCAACCCCAGCAAAGGATAAACCATGGTATTCCATAGAACAAGGAAGCGTCCACATCACGATGATTTCAACAGAGCATGACTGGACCAAAAATTCTGAGCAG TATCAATGGATGAAAAAGGACATGGCTTCAGTTGATCGATCTAAAACTCCTTGGTTGATATTTATGGG GCATAGACCAATGTATACATCTGCCCCTGGATTCCTGAGTGTTGATGAGAAATTCGTTGACAAAGTTGAACCATTACTTCTGGCAAGCAAA GTTGATCTGGCGCTGTTTGGTCATGTCCATAACTACGAGCGAACCTGCTCCATTTATAAGAGCCAATGCATGAAATTGCCTTGCAAAGATGAGGTTGGGATCGACACATATGATCATAGCAACTACAGTGCCCCAGTGCAAGCCATAATTGGAATGGCTGGCTTTTCCTTGGACAAGTTTCCCAGTGGTGTAAGTCCTTCTTGA